From a single Callospermophilus lateralis isolate mCalLat2 unplaced genomic scaffold, mCalLat2.hap1 Scaffold_1105, whole genome shotgun sequence genomic region:
- the LOC143388352 gene encoding olfactory receptor 14C36-like — translation MANSTMVTEFLLLASPDGWDLSFLYFTVFPMTYLGTLLGNLLIVTVTTADQHLHTPMYFFLRNLSILDMCYISITVPNACVNSLTGNRAISVAGCATQIFLVIFCACVELLFLSIMAWDRYVAICQPLQYPVIMNPQICVRMTLASLLSGLLYAGVHTGNTFWLSFCQSNVVHQFFCDVPSLLRLSCSDTTSNMVILFVLAVAVGGGCFTFIAMSYIRIFAAVLKFPTRAPGKAFSTCTPHILVFSLFLSSGAGVYLKPSATSDTLQDLLLSAFYTMVPPFLNPLIYSLRNKQVKEAVRRVMQRQLFSGK, via the coding sequence ATGGCCAATTCCACCATGGTAACTGAATTTCTCCTCCTGGCCTCTCCTGATGGCTGGGATCTGAGTTTCCTCTATTTCACAGTATTCCCAATGACCTACCTGGGTACCTTGTTAGGAAACCTTCTCATTGTCACTGTCACCACTGCTGACCAGCACCTACAcacacccatgtacttcttcctcaggaACCTGTCCATCTTGGACATGTGCTACATTTCCATCACTGTCCCCAATGCCTGTGTCAACTCTCTCACTGGCAACAGGGCCATTTCAGTGGCTGGCTGTGCAACACAGATTTTCCTGGTCATTTTCTGTGCATGTGTTGAACTTCTGTTTCTCTCCATCATGGCCTGggaccgctatgtggccatctgccaGCCCCTCCAGTACCCCGTCATCATGAACCCTCAGATTTGTGTCCGCATGACCCTGGCTTCCCTGCTCAGTGGTCTGCTGTATGCAGGTGTGCACACTGGGAACACATTCTGGCTGTCCTTCTGCCAGTCAAATGTGGTCCACCAGTTCTTCTGTGACGTCCCCTCTCTGCTGAGGCTCTCCTGCTCTGACACCACCAGCAACATGGTCATTCTTTTTGTTTTGGCTGTGGCAGTTGGTGGTGGTTGCTTTACTTTTATTGCCATGTCATATATTCGCATATTTGCTGCTGTGCTGAAATTTCCCACCAGAGCCCCAGGGAAGGCCTTCTCTACCTGCACCCCTCACATCCTCGTGTTTTCCCTGTTCCTCAGTTCTGGTGCAGGTGTGTACCTGAAGCCTTCAGCAACCTCTGACACACTCCAGGACCTACTTCTCTCTGCCTTTTATACCATGGTACCTCCCTTCTTGAATCCTCTCATCTACAGTCTCAGGAACAAACAGGTAAAGGAAGCTGTGAGGAGAGTAATGCAAAGACAGTTGTTCTCTGGGAAATGA
- the LOC143388357 gene encoding olfactory receptor 14C36-like: MANATMATEFLLLASPDGWDLSFLYFTVFPITYLGTLLGNLLIVTVTTADQNLHTPMYFFLRNLSILDMCYISITVPNACVNSLTGNRAISVAGCATQIFLVIFCAYVEMLFLTIMAWDRYVAICQPLQYPLIMNPQFCVHVTLASLLSGLLYAVVHTGNTFRLSFCQSNVVHQFFCDVPSLLKLSCSDTTSNLVLLLVSAVLICGGCFLFIVMSYICILSAVLKFPTGNSSKAFSTCTPHILVFSMFLSSGAGVYLRPSEESHTLQDMVLSTFYTMVPPFLNPLIYCLRNKQVKEAMRRIMQRQLFSGK; this comes from the coding sequence ATGGCCAATGCCACCATGGCAACTGAATTTCTCCTCCTGGCCTCTCCTGATGGCTGGGATCTGAGTTTCCTCTATTTCACAGTATTCCCAATTACCTACCTGGGTACCTTGTTGGGGAACCTTCTCATTGTCACTGTCACCACTGCTGACCAGAACCTGCAcacacccatgtacttcttcctcaggaACCTGTCCATCTTGGACATGTGCTACATTTCCATCACTGTCCCCAATGCCTGTGTCAACTCTCTCACTGGCAACAGGGCCATTTCAGTGGCTGGCTGTGCAACGCAGATCTTCTTGGTCATTTTCTGTGCATATGTGGAGATGCTATTTCTCACCATCATGGCCTGggaccgctatgtggccatctgccaGCCCCTCCAGTACCCGCTCATCATGAACCCCCAGTTTTGTGTCCACGTGACCCTGGCTTCCCTGCTCAGTGGTCTGCTGTATGCAGTTGTGCACACGGGGAACACATTCCGGCTGTCCTTCTGCCAGTCAAACGTGGTGCACCAGTTCTTCTGTGATGTCCCCTCTCTGCTGAAGCTCTCCTGCTCTGACACCACCAGTAACCTGGTCCTCCTTCTTGTCTCTGCTGTGTTGATTTGTGGTGGTTGCTTCCTTTTTATTGTGATGTCATATATTTGCATACTTTCTGCTGTGCTAAAATTTCCCACTGGGAACTCATCGAAGGCCTTCTCCACCTGCACCCCTCATATCCTTGTTTTTTCCATGTTCCTCAGTTCTGGTGCAGGTGTGTACCTGAGGCCTTCAGAAGAGTCTCACACACTCCAGGACATGGTTCTCTCTACCTTTTACACCATGGTTCCTCCCTTCCTGAATCCTCTCATCTACTGTCTCAGGAACAAACAGGTAAAGGAAGCTATGAGGAGAATAATGCAAAGACAGTTGTTCTCAGGGAAATGA